The genomic DNA CACAAAACCAATTTTACCAAAtaattgtcattttttttcttcatctgtaGCAGTAGAACCGGAAATATAAACCGTAATAATTTGAGAAAATTGAATTACCTCATGCATGTTCCATAAAGAATCGTGCCATAAAGCTCTATGAGCCCATCGTGCCCAAAACTCCATCCCaacctaaaaaaaatccaaacaatttttacaaaaacaaactacaaaaaaatgtgaatagaATCGGCATACGCAATATCGTCTAGCTAATTCGCGTTTCAGACTCCCAAAAATTGtgaatgtaaatatttaattcacataaatttggatattggtttggATAATTCGGCatacaatataataaaagttCGGTTTGTTTTTACCACAATTTAggaaaaattggaaacttaCTGCAGCACCAACGGCTAGAGCAAATGTAGCAAACATCTCTGATGCAGGCACCTCACCTCCCTAATatcaaacccaacaaaaaaaaaaaaaaaatcaagtttcaCTTTTCGAAATTAAGACAAAAGgatatttgattttgtactttttgtttctgtttttttatataattttgattacCTTCATTTGCCAATAAAACCGGTAATAAACAGCAATGATAGCCATAGAAGTAATACCAAAGCTCGACATCACAGCTGCGATAAAATAAGTCATCCTCTCCGTTTTTTTCCTCTCTGCTTTCTTGATAAGCCGCGTCGTCGCCAACATCTCCAAAGAGCTCGTCGTGCTTTCCGGTTTGTCCTCGTCCATGGGAAAGCTCTGTTTCCGTTCTTCGATGACGAAACAAACGGTGAGAATCTTTCTCCGTTTAAAGCTATTGAGTCGTGGAGATGGTGGGAAAACGGCGGTGGAGATAGGTTGTTTTGAAGAGAAAGAATAACGGGTGAGTGGTTTGAGTGTTACGAGGATTGTTGAGAGTCCTGCTGCCATGGGAAGGAGCTCGTagaggtgttttttttttttttttttNTTTGTATTATACTTTGAAAGAGAGTTATAGAGAGAAAAATGTGTGGTAAAGCTTGCAGAGACAAGTGAGTCCACAATATTCTTTTTATAGTTacttttccaaaaaatcatatcatttgttttttttttttttttttttttttaaNATCTTGATTTAATGATTAGTTAGTTAGAGTATGTTGAGTTAATACAATAACATTGTTAATCTTTTATgaaaagaaatacaaacaaCCATATATAAAGTAAAGCATaccaaatgaaacaaaatactaaAAGTGGAGAAGAAAGGAACGTTTACACATTGGGTTGTGGTACCGGGGTTTTGTGTTTGAGGTAGCGAGAGGTGATGGGCCATTTCTAGGATCCCAAGTAATCGACAGCGAATCACTCCCACTTCTCTTTAATGCCTCCACGTATTCTCTTCTTCCACCGAATAAGGGAGAAGAGTATCACCATCTTCCACACCTGTCTAGTTGTTAGTGGtctattttgtttcttcagctTACATACTCAAGGTAAAATCAGTTAACCCTGTTAGAACTATATCTTAATTCTGTTCATACTATTGGCTATTTAGGTTTGTAATATACATTACATAATGTTGTCGATTGATGTGTTTCtatgtattttcaaaatagGTTGTAACTTTGATTTGGTAGAGAGTATTGatcataatttttatgttattgtttaaacaaaacataaaattgttatgactatatatatgtgagtGATCCGAACCTAAAAAATAAGTTACTCTTTCGCCATACCATTCCATTAGTAATGTCTTGAAGCAAACAATATTCATCGTTATGAAAGGAGTTGTTCACACACCACAAGAAGAATTCTTCACCATATCTCTCTATAtttcaacaatttttgtttagaaagGAATGTGATCGTTAGTACAATAGTTCATCCAAAAAAgacattataagaaaaaaaccataattcaaGAAACGTTTTCATCCAAATAACAGTCCTATCTTTACGTAAAGAAAATGTTTCTATATAGTTGCATGCAATATGTCTATTATCCCTAATCTCAATATATACAAAGGGGTTGCTCTCACTCTCTACAAAAAGAAATCTGATAAAATATGAGTTATTGAAATTCATTTGAGATAATTTCAATATGTCTATTATAATTTCGACCCGTAGtcggtactactattttggtttgggtgcaatatcaaattcgttaattataaatTCGGTAAAGtctaaaaaaccaaacaaaacatgtattgacctgTGAtatggtattacaaattgatgtgatagtgtttagagatcttaacataccaaatttacaatagTGATTGGTGTTAATATTAACACCATTGCAATTATTGATAtaacatgtttatatattaactttatatgtgaaaattacaattagattatatatatgtatattgtcaaTATTATACATTTAGTATTgcttatatagtgaatattatgtatataaaaaattaattagccaattaaatagtttgttattgtttcctaaacTTTccgaaacaataaatagaatctgttaaataatttcaaaaatattgttttcttatttgtaaaaaaatataaacgtttattttgttagttatatattaattacaatgCAATcacattttttgtaatatgccaCATCAAAACTGGTTAAAGTTCTaacaatattgtttaaataagtatataaagatatttttaaaatataagcaatgttgtatcttagtttaaaatatatctgtCATTATTAAAGGATTTAgatatgcaaatatttaatcttagtgttattaataaaattaaattttataattgttctaaatagtttgttattgtttgataaaatttctgaaacaataaatagaatctgttaaataattttattaaataattttacaaatatatttattgaaactATTTGATTGACGATCTGTAGACGATCAAACTATTTACACGAACAAACTCCATGTCATCTGCGGGACAAATCTATAGACGCGTAGAGTGAGAGATTGTGTTTCTCATTTATGATTTCATCTTGTTGTGGTCAAGCAAACATCATCCTCAACTAAACTTATGAGTTTCATCAATAATTACGAAGATTATGgaggtattacaaattgatgtgatcgtgtttagagattttaatataccaaatttacaatagTGATTGGTGTTAATATTAACACTATCACaattattggtataacatgttagtatatactccttccgtttcaaaatataggatgttttaagtaaagcatgcagattaagaagtttttacttttaacaagttcaaccaatcagaaacaatactgcataatataaaatactaaactaatctaaaagttgcataaaaacttgaaaacatcctatattatgaaacaaaaaacttctctaa from Camelina sativa cultivar DH55 chromosome 2, Cs, whole genome shotgun sequence includes the following:
- the LOC104727661 gene encoding beta-carotene 3-hydroxylase 2, chloroplastic produces the protein MAAGLSTILVTLKPLTRYSFSSKQPISTAVFPPSPRLNSFKRRKILTVCFVIEERKQSFPMDEDKPESTTSSLEMLATTRLIKKAERKKTERMTYFIAAVMSSFGITSMAIIAVYYRFYWQMKGGEVPASEMFATFALAVGAAVGMEFWARWAHRALWHDSLWNMHESHHKPREGAFELNDVFAIINAVPAIGLLYYGFFNNGLVPGLCFGAGLGITMFGMAYMFVHDGLVHKRFPVGPIANVPYLRKVAAAHQLHHTDKFKGVPYGLFLGPKELEEVGGKEELEKEISRRIRLYNKGSSTS